In the genome of Xanthobacteraceae bacterium, one region contains:
- a CDS encoding DUF2798 domain-containing protein has protein sequence MTAIVSGISTLVAVGPSLLALKIWSSAWPASWFVAFPAASFMLPFSQWLASFVVQQPK, from the coding sequence ATGACCGCTATCGTGTCCGGCATTTCAACGCTGGTCGCGGTTGGCCCAAGCCTGCTGGCGCTGAAGATTTGGTCCAGTGCATGGCCCGCATCGTGGTTCGTTGCCTTCCCCGCAGCCTCATTCATGCTGCCATTTTCACAATGGCTCGCGAGCTTCGTGGTCCAGCAGCCGAAGTAG
- a CDS encoding enoyl-CoA hydratase/isomerase family protein produces the protein MFELRNEGDIAVLTLRHGKANALDVEFCKALKKEFRRLAKSDARAVILASEGKIFSAGVDLPRAAEGGRKYLRALVGALDEMYGEIFYFPKPVIAAINGHAIAGGCVLACCADYRVLAKDAGRMGVTELLVGVPFPPFAFEVLRATTSPLHFPKFTASGETFDTEGALRCGFADQAVSAERLMDRSLEIAAQLAAIRADAFAVNKLHVRAPARQFLKNDRSGLDGKIMKVWSAPETAENIRAYVARTFKKS, from the coding sequence GTGTTCGAGCTTCGCAACGAAGGCGATATCGCTGTCCTCACGCTGCGTCATGGAAAGGCCAACGCGCTCGACGTCGAGTTCTGCAAGGCGTTGAAGAAAGAGTTTCGCCGGCTCGCGAAATCGGATGCGCGGGCTGTTATCCTCGCCAGCGAAGGAAAGATTTTCTCGGCGGGCGTCGATCTTCCACGTGCCGCAGAGGGCGGGCGGAAATATCTGCGCGCGCTCGTGGGTGCGCTCGATGAGATGTACGGGGAGATTTTCTATTTCCCGAAGCCGGTGATTGCCGCCATCAACGGTCATGCCATTGCCGGCGGCTGCGTACTTGCCTGTTGCGCCGATTATCGCGTGCTGGCGAAGGATGCCGGGCGTATGGGCGTGACCGAATTGCTGGTCGGCGTGCCGTTTCCGCCGTTTGCCTTTGAAGTGCTGCGCGCGACGACTTCGCCGCTACACTTCCCGAAGTTCACCGCGTCCGGAGAAACCTTCGATACCGAAGGCGCTCTCCGTTGTGGTTTTGCCGATCAGGCGGTAAGCGCCGAGCGCCTGATGGATCGCTCGCTTGAAATAGCCGCGCAACTGGCCGCAATCCGGGCGGATGCCTTCGCGGTCAACAAGCTCCACGTCCGCGCACCCGCGCGGCAATTCCTCAAGAACGACCGCTCCGGTCTCGACGGCAAGATCATGAAGGTATGGTCTGCGCCGGAGACGGCGGAGAATATCCGCGCCTATGTCGCGCGGACCTTCAAGAAGTCCTGA
- a CDS encoding YqhA family protein, with protein MAAPRKQKLPLQNDIDWRLALKERPFLGTFVLFARGTMLIAIVATFVIATALLIYALFEVYEAVKLLLTTKSDGKKLTLAAIEAVDTFLLVTVLHIVAIGLYQLYIQDEIPVPKWVKVETIDDLKTTLSGVVILVLAVFFLGRTIIGEASQNLLLMGGGIGAVILALTVFMFMQHHKKQSEK; from the coding sequence ATGGCCGCTCCCCGCAAACAAAAGCTCCCACTTCAAAACGACATCGACTGGCGGCTGGCGCTGAAAGAACGGCCGTTTCTCGGCACGTTCGTGCTGTTCGCGCGCGGCACGATGCTGATCGCCATCGTCGCGACCTTCGTGATCGCCACCGCGCTGCTGATCTATGCGCTGTTTGAAGTGTATGAAGCGGTGAAGCTACTGCTCACCACGAAGTCGGACGGCAAAAAGCTGACACTCGCTGCCATCGAAGCGGTCGATACCTTCCTCCTCGTGACGGTGCTGCACATCGTCGCGATCGGCCTGTATCAGCTCTACATTCAGGATGAGATCCCTGTGCCGAAGTGGGTGAAGGTCGAAACCATCGACGATCTCAAGACTACGTTGTCCGGCGTGGTGATCCTGGTGCTTGCGGTGTTTTTCCTCGGCCGCACCATCATCGGCGAAGCCTCGCAAAACCTGCTTTTAATGGGCGGTGGGATCGGCGCGGTCATCCTTGCGCTGACGGTGTTCATGTTCATGCAGCATCACAAGAAGCAGAGCGAGAAGTAA
- a CDS encoding acyl-CoA synthetase — translation MKKTAYDTDLDKNPANYQPLTPIAFLERSAAVFPDHVAIIHGPMRRTYREFHARSKKLASALAKRGIARGDTVAVLLANTPAMLECHYGVPMTGGVLNTLNTRLDAAIVAFSLDHGEAKIFIVDKEFSKVAKEALKLCKAKPLVVDYDDPEYKGDGERIGTLDYEALVAEGGEDYQRAAPGDEWDAISLNYTSGTTGDPKGVVYHHRGAALLATGNVLTGSMKKHAVYLWTLPMFHCNGWCFPWSISVCSGTHVCLRQVRAKLMFDLIAEHKVTHLCGAPIVMATLLNAPEEEKKPLPHVVEFFTAAAPPPEAVLAGMKGAGFNVTHLYGLTETYGPAAVNDWHQEWDLLDPAAQAAKKARQGVTINPLEGLDVMDPETMQPVPRDGETMGEVMFRGNVVMKGYLKNPSATQKAFAGGWFHSGDLGVMHADGYIQLKDRSKDIIISGGENISSIEVEDALYKHPAVQAAAVVAKADDKWGETPCAFIELKPGKEATREELIAHCKANLAGFKVPRHIAFVELPKTSTGKIQKFKLREMTKEV, via the coding sequence ATGAAAAAGACCGCCTACGACACCGATCTCGACAAGAACCCGGCCAACTATCAGCCGCTGACGCCGATTGCGTTTCTGGAACGCTCGGCCGCGGTGTTCCCGGATCATGTCGCGATCATCCACGGGCCGATGCGCCGGACCTATCGCGAATTCCATGCGCGCTCGAAGAAGCTGGCATCCGCGCTTGCTAAGCGCGGGATCGCGCGTGGCGATACGGTCGCGGTGCTGCTCGCCAATACGCCTGCGATGCTGGAATGCCATTACGGCGTGCCGATGACCGGCGGCGTGCTGAACACGCTGAACACGCGCCTCGACGCCGCGATCGTCGCGTTCTCGCTCGATCACGGCGAGGCGAAGATTTTCATCGTCGACAAGGAATTTTCCAAGGTCGCGAAGGAAGCGTTGAAACTTTGCAAGGCGAAGCCGCTGGTCGTCGATTACGACGATCCCGAATACAAGGGCGACGGCGAGAGGATCGGTACGCTCGATTATGAGGCGCTGGTCGCGGAGGGCGGCGAAGACTATCAGCGCGCCGCGCCGGGCGACGAGTGGGACGCGATCTCGCTCAATTATACTTCCGGCACCACCGGCGACCCGAAGGGCGTGGTCTACCATCATCGCGGCGCGGCGTTGCTCGCGACCGGCAACGTGCTGACCGGCAGCATGAAGAAGCACGCGGTCTATCTCTGGACCCTGCCGATGTTTCACTGCAACGGCTGGTGCTTCCCGTGGTCGATTTCGGTCTGCTCCGGCACGCATGTCTGTCTCAGGCAGGTGCGCGCGAAGCTGATGTTCGATCTGATCGCGGAGCATAAAGTCACGCATCTCTGCGGCGCGCCGATTGTCATGGCGACGTTGCTCAACGCGCCGGAAGAAGAAAAGAAACCGCTGCCGCATGTGGTGGAGTTCTTCACCGCGGCTGCGCCGCCGCCGGAAGCGGTGCTGGCCGGCATGAAGGGTGCTGGCTTCAACGTCACGCACCTTTACGGCCTAACCGAAACCTACGGCCCGGCCGCGGTGAACGACTGGCATCAGGAATGGGATCTGCTCGATCCGGCGGCGCAGGCCGCGAAGAAGGCGCGGCAGGGCGTCACCATCAATCCGCTCGAAGGCCTTGACGTCATGGACCCGGAGACCATGCAGCCGGTGCCGCGCGACGGCGAGACGATGGGCGAGGTGATGTTTCGTGGCAACGTGGTGATGAAGGGTTATCTGAAGAACCCGTCCGCCACGCAGAAGGCGTTCGCGGGTGGCTGGTTTCACTCCGGCGATCTCGGCGTGATGCATGCGGATGGCTACATTCAGCTGAAAGACCGCTCCAAGGACATCATCATTTCCGGTGGTGAGAATATTTCGTCGATTGAAGTGGAAGACGCGCTCTACAAGCACCCTGCGGTGCAGGCGGCGGCGGTGGTCGCGAAAGCCGACGACAAGTGGGGAGAGACGCCCTGCGCGTTCATCGAACTGAAGCCCGGCAAGGAAGCGACTCGGGAAGAACTGATCGCCCACTGCAAGGCGAACCTCGCGGGCTTCAAGGTGCCGCGGCACATCGCTTTCGTCGAATTGCCGAAGACCTCGACCGGAAAGATTCAGAAGTTCAAGCTGCGCGAGATGACAAAGGAAGTTTGA
- a CDS encoding Pr6Pr family membrane protein, which translates to MRWIAGILAALGAFALVLQFRLVLGVNAVAGIGIGETVVRFFSYFTILSNTMAALALLGIALGHRNTFFSHAGVQTAIAAYITVVCIVYFFILSALWTPTGPQWLADVLLHYAMPVLYVLFWLAFVPKDSLRWRDVPYWLIFPLLYVIVVLARGSFANFWPYPFLETGRLGWGAVLLNCAAMLAFFTVVALAYTAIARLLAKRAKNI; encoded by the coding sequence ATGCGCTGGATTGCCGGAATACTGGCGGCGCTCGGCGCCTTCGCGCTGGTCCTGCAATTCCGGCTGGTGCTCGGCGTGAATGCCGTGGCCGGCATCGGGATTGGCGAAACCGTGGTCCGCTTCTTCTCCTACTTCACGATCCTCTCGAACACGATGGCCGCCCTAGCCTTGCTCGGCATCGCGCTTGGCCATCGCAATACGTTCTTTTCGCATGCAGGCGTGCAGACCGCGATTGCCGCCTACATCACAGTGGTCTGCATCGTTTATTTCTTCATCCTGAGCGCGCTCTGGACGCCCACCGGCCCGCAATGGCTGGCAGACGTGCTGCTACATTATGCAATGCCGGTATTGTATGTGCTGTTCTGGCTTGCCTTCGTGCCGAAGGATTCGCTTCGCTGGCGCGACGTGCCGTACTGGCTGATCTTCCCGTTACTTTATGTGATCGTAGTATTGGCGCGTGGCAGCTTCGCGAATTTCTGGCCTTATCCGTTTCTGGAAACCGGCAGGCTTGGCTGGGGCGCGGTGCTCTTGAATTGCGCGGCGATGCTCGCGTTCTTCACCGTAGTGGCGCTGGCATACACCGCCATTGCGCGGCTGCTGGCGAAGCGAGCGAAAAATATCTAG
- a CDS encoding sulfite exporter TauE/SafE family protein — translation MLSTDPVFWIVAAIAVTCFGFAKGGFGGIGMAATPLLALIVPPLQAAAILLPILLMQDAISLWAFRREWDAWNLKVLLPGAVAGIGIAWALAAYVSDAWVKLIIGVIACVFVLNQWFGLGKAAEAKKPNAASGVFWGALSGFTSTLAHAGSPPVNIHVLPQKLPKMVFVGTFTIFFACVNAVKVIPFFFLGEFTKSTLLTALVLMPLAIFTNLSGIWLVKRVPEKLFYRIAYALMFLVSLELIRQGAGTLFFR, via the coding sequence ATGCTTTCCACCGATCCCGTCTTCTGGATTGTCGCGGCGATAGCCGTGACCTGCTTTGGCTTCGCCAAGGGCGGGTTCGGCGGCATCGGCATGGCGGCGACGCCACTACTCGCGTTGATCGTGCCGCCGTTGCAGGCGGCCGCGATCCTGCTGCCGATCCTGCTCATGCAGGATGCGATTTCGCTCTGGGCGTTCCGGCGCGAATGGGATGCGTGGAACCTGAAGGTGCTGCTGCCGGGCGCGGTTGCGGGAATTGGAATTGCGTGGGCGCTCGCCGCCTATGTGTCGGATGCGTGGGTCAAGCTCATCATCGGCGTGATCGCATGCGTGTTCGTGCTGAACCAGTGGTTCGGGTTGGGGAAGGCGGCGGAAGCGAAAAAGCCGAATGCCGCAAGCGGCGTATTCTGGGGCGCACTGTCCGGCTTCACCAGCACGCTGGCGCATGCTGGCTCGCCGCCGGTCAACATTCATGTGTTGCCGCAGAAATTGCCGAAAATGGTTTTCGTCGGCACCTTCACGATCTTCTTTGCCTGCGTGAACGCAGTGAAGGTGATCCCGTTCTTCTTTCTCGGGGAGTTCACGAAAAGCACGCTACTCACTGCGCTGGTGCTGATGCCGCTTGCGATCTTCACCAATCTTTCCGGTATATGGCTGGTGAAGCGCGTGCCGGAAAAACTGTTCTACCGCATCGCTTATGCGCTGATGTTCCTCGTCTCGCTCGAATTGATCCGGCAGGGCGCGGGCACGCTGTTCTTCCGCTAG
- a CDS encoding propionyl-CoA synthetase, translated as MTTPKASRYPQAYAHWQREPFGFWGQAAEAIDWFEKPKTVFDRKQGVYGRWFPDGVLNTCYNAVDRHVERGRAEQIAFAYDSPVSQSKRNITYRELQTEVSAFGAVLRDFGVQKGDRVVIYMPMIPEALVAMLACARIGAVHSVVFGGFAPKELATRLNDAKPKLLLTASCGIEVTRVVEYKPLLDAAIELAESKPETVILFQRPQAKAEMKAGRDHDWASLREAALAAKKTSECVPVKATDPLYILYTSGTTGIPKGVVRDNGGHAVALKWSMEFMYGIREGEVWWTSSDIGWVVGHSYIVYGPLFHGCTSVVYEGKPVGTPDAGAFWRVASEHKAVALFTAPTAFRAIKKEDPEGKRVKDYDLSSFRTLFLAGERADPDTIKWAEKILNVPVIDHWWQTETGWTIVGNPMGYGMLPVKHGSPTVPMPGYDVQIVDDGGKPVDAGKMGNIVVKLPLPPGCFPTLWQQDERFRESYLAEFPGYYKTADAGYKDEDGYLYVLGRTDDIINVAGHRLSTGGMEEVLASHNDVAECAVIGVADSMKGEVPVGFVVLKSGVNKPDETIEKELIALVREKIGPVAAFKSAMVIKRLPKTRSGKIVRGTMKKIADKEPWNMPATIDDPVTLDEIKAALQSKGMAQ; from the coding sequence ATGACCACGCCGAAGGCGAGCCGCTATCCGCAAGCCTATGCGCACTGGCAGCGCGAACCCTTCGGGTTCTGGGGCCAAGCCGCCGAGGCAATCGACTGGTTCGAGAAGCCGAAAACCGTGTTCGACCGGAAGCAGGGCGTCTATGGCCGCTGGTTTCCCGATGGCGTGCTGAACACTTGCTACAACGCGGTGGACCGCCATGTAGAGCGCGGCCGCGCCGAGCAGATCGCCTTCGCCTATGACAGCCCGGTCTCGCAATCGAAGCGCAACATCACGTACCGCGAACTGCAAACCGAAGTGAGCGCCTTCGGCGCGGTGCTTCGCGATTTCGGCGTGCAGAAAGGCGACCGCGTCGTCATCTATATGCCGATGATCCCCGAAGCGCTGGTGGCGATGCTCGCCTGCGCGCGCATCGGCGCGGTTCATTCGGTGGTGTTCGGCGGTTTCGCGCCGAAGGAACTGGCGACGCGCCTCAACGACGCGAAACCGAAACTGCTGCTCACCGCGAGCTGCGGCATCGAAGTGACGCGCGTGGTCGAATATAAACCGCTGCTCGATGCCGCGATCGAACTGGCGGAGTCGAAACCCGAAACGGTGATCCTGTTCCAGCGCCCGCAGGCAAAGGCGGAGATGAAGGCGGGCCGCGACCACGACTGGGCGTCGCTTCGCGAAGCCGCGCTGGCCGCGAAGAAGACTTCCGAATGCGTGCCGGTGAAGGCCACCGACCCGCTCTACATTCTCTATACATCCGGCACCACCGGCATCCCGAAAGGCGTCGTGCGCGACAACGGCGGCCACGCCGTCGCGCTGAAATGGTCGATGGAGTTCATGTACGGCATTAGGGAAGGCGAAGTCTGGTGGACTTCGTCCGACATCGGCTGGGTCGTCGGCCACTCGTACATCGTCTACGGCCCGCTGTTTCACGGCTGCACGTCGGTTGTGTACGAGGGCAAGCCGGTCGGCACGCCAGACGCAGGCGCGTTCTGGCGGGTCGCGTCCGAACACAAGGCGGTCGCGCTGTTCACCGCGCCCACCGCCTTCCGCGCGATCAAGAAGGAAGACCCCGAAGGCAAGCGCGTGAAGGACTACGACCTTTCCTCCTTCCGCACGCTGTTCCTCGCCGGCGAGCGCGCCGACCCGGACACGATCAAGTGGGCGGAGAAAATCCTGAACGTGCCGGTGATCGACCACTGGTGGCAGACCGAAACCGGCTGGACAATCGTCGGCAACCCGATGGGCTACGGCATGTTGCCGGTGAAGCACGGCTCGCCAACGGTGCCGATGCCTGGCTACGACGTGCAGATCGTCGATGACGGTGGCAAGCCGGTCGATGCCGGCAAGATGGGCAACATCGTCGTGAAGCTGCCACTGCCGCCGGGATGTTTCCCGACGCTGTGGCAGCAGGACGAACGGTTCAGGGAATCGTACCTCGCCGAATTCCCCGGCTACTACAAAACCGCCGATGCCGGATACAAGGACGAGGACGGCTATCTCTATGTGCTGGGCCGCACCGACGACATCATCAACGTCGCGGGCCATCGCCTCTCCACCGGCGGCATGGAAGAAGTGCTCGCTTCCCACAACGACGTCGCGGAATGCGCAGTGATCGGCGTCGCGGATTCGATGAAGGGCGAGGTGCCAGTCGGTTTCGTCGTCCTGAAATCCGGCGTGAACAAGCCTGACGAAACCATCGAGAAGGAACTGATCGCACTGGTGCGCGAGAAGATCGGCCCGGTCGCGGCGTTCAAGAGCGCCATGGTGATCAAGCGCCTGCCGAAAACCCGCTCCGGCAAGATCGTGCGCGGTACCATGAAGAAGATCGCCGACAAGGAGCCGTGGAACATGCCGGCCACCATCGACGATCCGGTGACGCTCGACGAGATCAAGGCCGCGCTCCAGAGCAAGGGAATGGCGCAATAA
- a CDS encoding SDR family oxidoreductase codes for MANLKDRVALVTGAARGIGLAIAKRFVEDGAQIVLSDIDGKVGGEATKALGANAHFIACDVGNANAVAALVKDTVAKLGALDILVNNAGIIHTADFLDISESDFDRVLRVNLKGSFLAGQAAAKQMVAQAKAGRKPGAIINMSSVNSVVAIPNQVPYSVSKGGIQQLTKVMALSLAPYGIRVNAIGPGSIATEILAGVAKDKAAKKRLLSRTPLQRIGGPEEIASVASFLASDDASYVTGETIFPDGGRLALNYIVDVKDEALE; via the coding sequence ATGGCAAACCTCAAAGACCGCGTCGCCCTTGTCACTGGCGCTGCGCGTGGCATCGGCCTCGCCATTGCAAAGCGCTTCGTCGAGGACGGCGCGCAAATCGTTCTCTCCGACATCGACGGAAAGGTCGGCGGGGAAGCGACGAAAGCGCTCGGCGCGAACGCGCATTTCATCGCCTGCGATGTAGGCAACGCGAACGCGGTCGCAGCGCTGGTGAAGGATACGGTCGCAAAACTCGGCGCGCTCGACATCCTCGTCAACAATGCCGGCATCATCCACACCGCCGACTTCCTCGACATTTCCGAATCCGATTTCGACCGCGTGCTGCGCGTGAACCTGAAAGGCTCGTTCCTCGCCGGTCAGGCCGCCGCGAAGCAAATGGTCGCGCAGGCGAAGGCGGGCCGGAAACCGGGCGCAATCATCAATATGTCTTCGGTGAACTCGGTCGTCGCGATTCCGAACCAGGTTCCCTACTCGGTGTCGAAGGGCGGCATCCAGCAACTCACCAAGGTCATGGCGCTCTCGCTCGCGCCTTACGGCATCCGCGTGAACGCCATCGGCCCCGGCTCGATTGCGACCGAGATCCTCGCGGGTGTCGCGAAGGACAAGGCCGCGAAGAAGCGGCTGCTCTCGCGCACGCCGTTGCAGCGTATCGGCGGCCCGGAAGAAATCGCAAGCGTTGCTTCGTTCCTTGCTTCCGACGACGCCAGCTATGTCACCGGCGAAACCATTTTCCCCGACGGCGGACGGCTCGCACTTAATTACATCGTCGATGTGAAGGACGAGGCGCTGGAGTAG
- a CDS encoding DUF1013 domain-containing protein, whose product MSHMPLMPKATAVWLVDNTSLSFEQIADFCKLHPLEVKGIADGEVAQGIKGLDPVASGQISREELDAAIADPNHKLVMSESKVRLPEAKPKKGPRYTPVSKRHDRPNAILWLVRNHAELKDAQIMRLVGTTKSTIQSVRDRSHWNSPNLAPMDPVTLGLCSQIDLDNEVRRASKNRVAEPAEPSRTLLPAEQTTAQPQADADQPPVDDRKQSIDAENVFAKLGGMKRSE is encoded by the coding sequence ATGTCTCACATGCCGTTAATGCCCAAGGCGACCGCCGTCTGGCTGGTCGATAATACCTCGCTTTCGTTCGAGCAGATCGCCGACTTCTGCAAGCTGCACCCCCTCGAAGTGAAGGGGATCGCCGACGGCGAAGTCGCGCAGGGCATCAAGGGCCTCGACCCGGTGGCCTCCGGCCAGATCAGCCGCGAGGAACTCGATGCCGCCATCGCCGACCCGAACCACAAGCTGGTGATGTCGGAATCGAAGGTGCGCCTGCCGGAAGCCAAGCCGAAGAAAGGCCCGCGCTACACGCCGGTCTCGAAGCGGCACGACCGCCCGAACGCGATCCTGTGGCTGGTACGCAACCATGCCGAACTCAAGGACGCGCAGATCATGCGCCTCGTCGGCACCACGAAATCGACGATCCAGTCGGTGCGCGACCGTTCGCACTGGAATTCGCCGAACCTCGCGCCGATGGACCCGGTTACGCTCGGCCTCTGCTCGCAGATCGACCTCGACAACGAGGTGCGCCGCGCTTCCAAGAACCGCGTGGCCGAACCGGCCGAGCCGTCGCGCACGCTGCTGCCCGCCGAACAGACCACTGCGCAGCCGCAGGCCGACGCGGATCAGCCTCCGGTCGACGACCGCAAGCAGTCGATCGACGCGGAGAACGTGTTCGCGAAGCTCGGCGGCATGAAGCGCAGCGAGTAG
- the ispH gene encoding 4-hydroxy-3-methylbut-2-enyl diphosphate reductase codes for MAVSPQPALPRLRVLLCAPRGFCAGVVRAIDAVEQALRKYGPPVYVRHEIVHNKYVVEGLRRKGAIFVEELAQVPDGDRPVIFSAHGVPKSVPDEAGQRKLFAIDATCPLVTKVHREAMVHAKRGREILLIGHAGHPETIGTMGQLTPGAVTLIETAEDARAIQPKNPDALAYVTQTTLSVDDTAEMVAILKERFPNITGPHKEDICYATTNRQEAVKNVAPQVQAMIVVGAPNSSNSQRLREVAERSGCRATALVQRADDIDWNVFGNIESLGITAGASAPEVLVEEIIDAFAKRYSVEVETYAGPQEDVFFPLPRELRDTAAE; via the coding sequence ATGGCTGTTTCGCCCCAACCCGCCCTGCCCCGCCTGCGCGTGCTGCTATGCGCCCCGCGCGGCTTCTGCGCGGGCGTGGTGCGGGCCATCGACGCGGTGGAACAGGCGCTCCGGAAATACGGCCCCCCGGTCTATGTCCGCCACGAGATCGTGCACAACAAATACGTGGTCGAAGGACTGCGCCGGAAGGGCGCGATCTTCGTGGAGGAACTGGCGCAGGTGCCGGACGGCGACCGGCCGGTGATTTTCTCCGCCCACGGCGTTCCGAAATCCGTCCCCGACGAGGCCGGGCAGCGCAAGCTGTTCGCCATCGACGCGACCTGCCCGCTCGTCACCAAGGTCCATCGCGAGGCAATGGTGCACGCGAAGCGCGGCCGCGAGATTTTGCTGATCGGCCACGCCGGGCACCCGGAAACCATCGGCACCATGGGCCAGCTTACGCCGGGCGCGGTGACGCTGATCGAAACCGCGGAAGACGCGCGCGCGATCCAGCCGAAGAATCCCGATGCGCTCGCCTATGTCACGCAGACCACGCTCTCGGTGGACGACACCGCGGAGATGGTCGCGATCCTGAAGGAGCGCTTCCCGAACATCACCGGCCCGCACAAGGAAGACATCTGCTACGCGACCACCAACCGCCAGGAAGCGGTGAAGAACGTCGCGCCGCAGGTACAGGCCATGATCGTGGTCGGCGCGCCGAACTCGTCGAATTCGCAGCGCCTGCGCGAAGTGGCGGAGCGTTCGGGCTGCCGCGCAACCGCGCTGGTGCAGCGTGCGGACGATATTGACTGGAACGTATTCGGAAACATCGAGAGCCTCGGCATCACCGCGGGCGCGTCCGCGCCGGAAGTGCTGGTCGAGGAAATCATCGACGCCTTCGCGAAACGATATTCGGTCGAAGTCGAGACCTATGCCGGCCCGCAGGAAGACGTGTTCTTCCCGCTGCCGCGCGAATTGCGCGACACCGCGGCGGAGTAA
- the thrB gene encoding homoserine kinase encodes MAVYTEVSDDQLAAFLAGYDIGELMAFKGIAEGVENTNYMLHTKRGYYFLTLYEKRVDPRDLPFFIGLMEHLAARGLNCPQPVKNKKGEALGELAGRPAAIITFLEGISVRRPSNAHCAALGSALASFHKAGEGFAIKRANALGPDGWMKLADQSIPRADEVSPGLSDLIADEVAYLTARWPKDLPAGVIHADLFPDNVFFLGDKLSGLIDFYFACNDFYAYDIAICLNAWCFEIDGSFNVTKGKALLSNYNAGRALSNPEVEALPLLARGAALRFLLTRTVDWLNVPAGALVRPKDPKEYMKKLQFHRRIERAQDYGLAA; translated from the coding sequence ATGGCCGTCTACACCGAAGTTTCCGACGACCAACTCGCCGCCTTCCTCGCCGGATACGACATCGGCGAGTTGATGGCATTCAAGGGAATCGCCGAGGGCGTCGAGAACACGAATTACATGCTGCACACCAAGCGCGGCTATTATTTCCTGACCCTCTACGAGAAGCGCGTCGATCCGCGCGACCTGCCGTTCTTCATCGGCCTGATGGAGCACCTGGCCGCGCGCGGGCTGAATTGCCCGCAACCGGTGAAAAACAAAAAAGGCGAAGCGCTCGGCGAACTCGCGGGCCGCCCGGCCGCGATTATCACCTTCCTCGAAGGCATTTCGGTGCGCCGTCCGAGCAACGCGCATTGCGCGGCACTCGGCAGCGCGCTCGCCAGCTTCCATAAGGCAGGCGAAGGCTTCGCGATCAAGCGCGCCAATGCGCTTGGCCCGGACGGCTGGATGAAACTCGCCGACCAGAGCATTCCGCGCGCCGACGAAGTGTCGCCCGGACTTTCCGATCTCATCGCCGACGAGGTCGCCTATCTCACGGCGCGCTGGCCGAAAGACCTGCCCGCAGGCGTGATCCATGCCGACCTGTTTCCGGACAACGTGTTCTTCCTCGGCGACAAGCTCTCCGGCCTGATCGACTTCTATTTCGCCTGCAACGACTTCTACGCCTACGACATCGCGATCTGCCTGAACGCATGGTGTTTCGAGATCGACGGCTCGTTCAACGTCACCAAGGGCAAGGCGTTGCTCTCGAACTACAACGCGGGGCGCGCGCTCTCGAACCCGGAAGTCGAGGCGCTGCCGCTGCTCGCGCGCGGCGCGGCGTTGCGCTTCCTGCTCACGCGTACGGTGGACTGGCTGAACGTGCCCGCGGGGGCGCTGGTGCGTCCGAAGGACCCGAAGGAATACATGAAGAAGCTGCAATTCCACCGCCGCATCGAGCGCGCGCAGGACTATGGTCTCGCGGCATGA
- the rnhA gene encoding ribonuclease HI encodes MSRVKIHSDGACSGNPGPGGWGAIIERDGKRTELKGGEQLTTNNRMELTAAIMALESLPANCDADLYTDSQYVKGGITGWIKKWKKNGWKTADKKPVKNIELWQRLEKAALAHKVEWHWLKGHAGHAENERADELAREGMAPFLR; translated from the coding sequence ATGAGCCGTGTGAAAATTCATTCCGACGGCGCGTGCTCAGGCAATCCCGGCCCCGGCGGCTGGGGCGCGATCATTGAGCGTGACGGCAAGCGCACGGAGCTGAAGGGCGGCGAGCAGCTCACCACCAACAACCGCATGGAATTGACGGCGGCGATCATGGCGCTGGAGTCGCTGCCCGCGAACTGCGACGCAGACCTCTACACCGACTCGCAATACGTGAAGGGCGGCATTACCGGCTGGATCAAGAAATGGAAGAAGAACGGCTGGAAGACCGCCGACAAAAAGCCCGTGAAGAACATCGAACTCTGGCAACGGCTGGAGAAAGCGGCCCTCGCACACAAGGTCGAGTGGCACTGGCTGAAAGGCCACGCCGGACACGCGGAGAACGAGCGCGCCGACGAACTCGCGCGCGAGGGCATGGCGCCGTTTCTTCGCTAA